In Streptomyces sp. SID8374, one genomic interval encodes:
- a CDS encoding MarR family transcriptional regulator: protein MSESTEEPGPHEPSLDEQIAAYQREFRDLDPQVEQVVSALGRLNRRMNVAYGRQVAALGISNAEWEVLKTLVLSGAPYRLGPGELAKRLGLTPAAMTHRVDRMAAEGLVTRDRDENNRVRVIVELTDVGRTKWLEAMRMATDFEEDLLQDLSGDERGVLGELLVRLLRRVEHAQPDAGGRLTDLD from the coding sequence ATGTCTGAGAGCACCGAGGAGCCCGGCCCCCACGAGCCGAGCCTCGACGAACAGATCGCCGCCTATCAGCGCGAGTTCCGCGACCTCGACCCCCAGGTCGAACAGGTCGTCTCCGCGCTGGGCCGCCTGAACCGCCGGATGAACGTCGCGTACGGGAGACAGGTCGCCGCCCTCGGCATCAGCAACGCCGAGTGGGAGGTCCTCAAGACCCTCGTCCTGTCGGGAGCCCCCTACCGCCTCGGCCCCGGCGAACTGGCGAAGCGCCTCGGCCTCACCCCGGCGGCCATGACCCACCGCGTGGACCGGATGGCCGCCGAGGGCCTGGTCACCCGGGACCGCGACGAGAACAACCGGGTCCGCGTCATCGTCGAGCTCACCGACGTGGGCCGTACGAAGTGGCTGGAGGCGATGCGCATGGCCACCGACTTCGAGGAGGACCTCCTCCAGGACCTCTCCGGCGACGAACGCGGAGTCCTCGGCGAGCTCCTGGTCCGCCTCCTGCGCCGCGTGGAACACGCCCAGCCGGACGCCGGCGGCCGCCTCACCGACCTGGACTGA
- a CDS encoding response regulator transcription factor produces the protein MTTVLIADDQPMQRFGFRMLLESQDDMTVVGEAGDGTEAINLIARHQPDVALMDIRMPGLDGIEATRRIIRSGSRTRVLIVTTFDLDEYAYDGLRAGASGFLVKDVLPEELLSGIRAVAGGDAVVAPSLTRRLLDAYAHHLPVTPGDTAATASNPRITTLTDREREILTVIGQGWSNTEIATRLHLAESTVKTHVTRILAKTGCRDRVQAVILAYDSRLVTPS, from the coding sequence GTGACGACCGTACTCATCGCGGACGACCAGCCGATGCAGCGCTTCGGCTTCCGCATGCTGCTGGAGAGCCAGGACGACATGACGGTCGTCGGCGAGGCGGGCGACGGCACCGAGGCCATCAACCTGATCGCCCGGCACCAGCCGGACGTCGCCCTGATGGACATCCGCATGCCCGGCCTCGACGGGATCGAGGCGACCCGCCGCATCATCAGGTCGGGCTCCCGCACCCGCGTCCTCATCGTCACGACCTTCGACCTCGACGAGTACGCGTACGACGGCCTCCGCGCCGGCGCCAGCGGCTTCCTGGTCAAGGACGTCCTGCCGGAGGAGCTCCTCTCGGGCATCCGCGCGGTGGCCGGCGGCGACGCCGTGGTCGCCCCGTCCCTGACCCGCCGCCTCCTGGACGCCTACGCCCACCACCTGCCGGTCACCCCCGGCGACACCGCAGCCACCGCGTCGAACCCCCGCATCACCACGCTGACGGACCGGGAACGAGAGATCCTCACGGTCATCGGCCAAGGCTGGTCGAACACGGAGATCGCCACCCGCCTCCACCTCGCCGAGTCCACCGTGAAGACGCACGTCACCCGCATCCTCGCCAAAACGGGCTGCCGGGACCGCGTGCAGGCGGTCATCCTGGCCTACGACAGCCGACTGGTGACGCCCTCGTAG
- a CDS encoding MFS transporter: protein MGAALRRIQLGSALSAFGLGFTVPYLYVYVAQVRDLGAGTAGVVLAVFAMAALAVLPFTGRAIDRRGPLPVLVVAAGLAAVGAAALGYASSVPAAVLSAAVLGAGTAVMQPALATMLVWCSSTATRTRAFAMQFFLQNLGLGLGGLVGGQLVDVSRPASFTLLFLIEAGMFVVLGVVTVTVKMPRTASIGGARPTDGSAKGGMRALLSHRAMVQLCVLGFVLFFACYGQFESGLAAYGTEAAGIQPSTLGFALAANTAVIVIAQFVVLRLVERRRRSRVIAAVGLIWAFAWIVAGYAGLGHGSQAMATAAFISTYALFGLGEAMLSPTVAPLVADLAPESMVGQYNSAFALCKQLALAVGPAVGGPMGASLHGPYIVTFVLFSLGITVLALRLGRRLTPVQDQPSLAPAPSRVVAVSLPEGGESGAEAADRAVSVTAPAAAAATAGR, encoded by the coding sequence ATGGGCGCAGCGCTGCGGCGGATCCAGCTGGGCAGCGCGCTGAGCGCGTTCGGGCTCGGGTTCACCGTTCCGTATCTGTACGTCTACGTGGCGCAGGTGCGGGATCTGGGCGCCGGTACGGCGGGAGTCGTCCTGGCTGTCTTCGCGATGGCAGCGCTGGCCGTTCTGCCGTTCACCGGGCGGGCCATCGACCGGCGGGGGCCGCTGCCCGTGCTGGTGGTGGCCGCCGGCCTCGCCGCCGTGGGTGCCGCTGCCCTGGGGTACGCGAGCAGCGTGCCGGCCGCCGTGCTGTCGGCCGCGGTCCTCGGTGCGGGCACCGCCGTGATGCAGCCCGCCCTGGCCACGATGCTCGTCTGGTGCTCCAGCACCGCCACCCGTACCCGCGCCTTCGCCATGCAGTTCTTCCTCCAGAACCTGGGGCTCGGGCTCGGTGGGCTGGTCGGCGGGCAGCTCGTGGACGTGAGCAGGCCCGCGAGCTTCACCCTGCTGTTCCTGATCGAGGCCGGGATGTTCGTGGTTCTGGGTGTCGTGACGGTGACCGTGAAGATGCCGCGTACGGCTTCCATCGGCGGAGCCCGGCCGACCGACGGCTCCGCCAAGGGCGGGATGCGGGCACTGCTCTCGCACCGGGCCATGGTCCAGCTGTGTGTGCTCGGGTTCGTGCTCTTCTTCGCCTGCTACGGGCAGTTCGAGTCCGGTCTCGCCGCGTACGGCACCGAGGCCGCCGGGATCCAGCCCTCCACGCTCGGCTTCGCGCTGGCCGCCAACACCGCGGTCATCGTCATCGCCCAGTTCGTCGTCCTGCGGCTCGTGGAGCGGCGGCGGCGCAGCCGGGTCATCGCTGCGGTGGGGCTCATCTGGGCGTTCGCCTGGATCGTCGCGGGGTACGCCGGGCTCGGGCACGGCAGCCAGGCCATGGCGACGGCCGCGTTCATCTCGACGTACGCGCTGTTCGGGCTGGGCGAGGCGATGCTGTCGCCGACCGTGGCGCCGCTGGTCGCCGATCTGGCGCCGGAGTCGATGGTCGGGCAGTACAACTCGGCGTTCGCCCTGTGCAAGCAGCTCGCGCTCGCGGTCGGTCCCGCTGTCGGCGGGCCGATGGGGGCCTCGCTGCACGGTCCGTACATCGTGACGTTCGTGCTGTTCTCGCTGGGCATCACGGTGCTCGCGCTGCGGCTGGGGCGCCGGCTCACCCCCGTACAGGATCAGCCTTCGCTGGCTCCCGCGCCCTCGCGGGTGGTGGCGGTGTCGCTGCCCGAGGGTGGGGAGAGCGGTGCGGAGGC